One window from the genome of Cucumis melo cultivar AY chromosome 12, USDA_Cmelo_AY_1.0, whole genome shotgun sequence encodes:
- the LOC103488863 gene encoding ABC transporter G family member STR-like produces the protein MAVDGRRGANRSLETLIDIDKKAVAARAAAPLPQLQKTVPGQGLEFNNLSYSVIKKYKKDGVWIKRETYLLNDISGQALRGEIMAILGPSGAGKSTFLDALAGRMAKGSLEGSVRIDGKPVTASYMKMVSSYVMQDDQLFPMLSVFETFMFSAEVRLPSSISREEKKNRVYELIDQLGLQSAMHTYIGDEGRRGVSGGERRRVSIGIDIIHKPSLLFLDEPTSGLDSTSAFNVVEKVKEIARNGSIVLMTIHQPSYRIQLLLDRITVLARGRLIYVGGPLNLSAHLSGFGRPVPNGENNIEYLLDVIKEYDESTVGLEPLVVYQRHGIKPDQVARTPVPKTPRTPYKKTMGPAQGTGSGLGPKFLNLRSQAFSMTSGPNSSQFDSAYAYEDNEDEDFDRSLERKSTKTSVHNRSGVHNPRLASEFYKDLSAWVYNGVRGTPHRNPSWTPARTPGQTPAKTPMSGVRSGIVSSQIPSSHAKIPSVFSMSMDSHFPSFQDMDIEEVLDEPDHGPKYANPWLREVIVLSWRTTLNVIRTPELFLSREIVLTVMALILSSMFKNLGHASFRDINRLLNFYIFAVCLVFFSSNDAVPTFIQERFIFIRETSHNAYRASSYVISSLIVYLPFFAIQGFTFAVITQFWLHLKSNLFYFWMTLFASLITTNAYVMLVSALVPSYITGYAIVIATTAIFFLTCGFFLKRTQIPVYWRWLHYISAIKYPFESLLINEFKGKRCYSGNPNDLSPGPMGDVRFSKLHNTSTDLQPGCLLIGEDVLFSMDVNMENIWYDIAILLAWGVLYRVFFYVVLRFYSKNERK, from the exons ATGGCAGTTGATGGTCGAAGAGGGGCAAACAGAAGTCTCGAGACCCTTATCGACATCGACAAGAAGGCCGTGGCTGCAAGAGCAGCAGCGCCGTTGCCACAGCTCCAAAAGACGGTGCCAGGACAAGGCTTGGAATTCAACAACTTGTCATATAGTGTTATAAAGAAGTATAAAAAAGATGGAGTTTGGATCAAAAGAGAAACTTATCTTTTGAATGACATCTCAGGACAGGCATTGCGAGGCGAAATCATGGCTATTTTGGGGCCAAGTGGTGCTGGGAAATCTACGTTTCTTGATGCATTGGCTGGTCGGATGGCGAAAGGAAGCCTTGAAGGATCGGTTAGGATAGATGGGAAGCCGGTGACCGCGAGTTACATGAAGATGGTTTCATCTTATGTTATGCAAGATGACCAACTCTTCCCAATGTTATCTGTGTTTGAGACCTTCATGTTTTCAGCTGAGGTTAGGCTTCCATCCTCTATTTCCAGGGAGGAGAAGAAGAATAGAGTTTATGAGCTCATTGATCAACTAGGTTTACAG AGTGCCATGCATACTTATATAGGTGATGAAGGAAGAAGAGGAGTTTCAGGAGGTGAACGGAGAAGGGTTTCAATAGGAATTGACATCATCCACAAACCATCGCTCTTATTTTTGGATGAGCCAACCTCAGGCCTTGATTCAACGAGTGCCTTCAATGTAGTGGAGAAGGTGAAAGAGATTGCTCGAAATGGAAGTATTGTCTTAATGACCATTCATCAACCTTCTTACAGAATTCAACTGCTACTTGATCGCATAACTGTTCTTGCCAG GGGAAGACTAATATATGTTGGAGGCCCATTAAACCTGTCTGCTCATCTATCCGGATTTGGAAGGCCAGTACCAAATGGCGAAAACAACATCGAATATCTATTGGATGTAATCAAGGAATATGATGAATCAACAGTGGGGTTAGAGCCTCTTGTTGTATATCAACGCCATGGCATCAAACCTGATCAAGTTGCTAGGACTCCTGTTCCAAAAACGCCTAGAACTCCATATAAAAAGACCATGGGGCCAGCGCAAGGGACAGGGTCGGGGTTGGGGCCAAAGTTTCTAAACCTTCGTAGTCAAGCATTCTCCATGACCTCAGGGCCAAACTCAAGCCAGTTTGATTCTGCATATGCATATGAAGACAATGAGGATGAGGATTTTGATCGATCTCTAGAACGTAAATCTACCAAAACTTCAGTGCATAATCGTAGTGGTGTTCATAATCCTCGTTTAGCTTCtgaattttataaagatttgtCTGCTTGGGTCTATAATGGTGTTAGAGGAACTCCTCATCGAAACCCGTCATGGACTCCAGCAAGAACGCCAGGACAAACACCAGCAAAAACTCCAATGTCTGGTGTTAGAAGTGGAATAGTTTCAAGCCAAATTCCATCATCTCATGCCAAAATACCTTCGGTCTTCAGCATGTCAATGGACTCTCATTTTCCTTCTTTCCAAGATATGGATATTGAGGAAGTTCTTGATGAGCCGGATCATGGTCCAAAATATGCAAATCCTTGGCTTCGTGAGGTTATTGTGCTTTCGTGGCGAACAACACTCAATGTGATCCGCACCCCAGAATTGTTTTTGTCGAGGGAGATTGTTTTGACAGTAATGGCTTTGATTCTCTCCTCCATGTTCAAAAATCTCGGTCATGCTTCCTTTAGAGACATCAACAGGCTTCTCAACTTCTACATCTTTGCAGTTTGTCTCGTTTTCTTTTCATCGAATGACGCTGTCCCGACATTTATTCAAGAAAGATTCATCTTCATTAGAGAGACTTCTCACAATGCATATCGAGCGTCATCCTATGTCATTTCCTCTCTCATTGTTTATCTCCCATTTTTTGCCATTCAAGGTTTCACATTTGCTGTCATAACACAATTCTGGCTTCACCTGAAAAGCAACCTCTTTTACTTCTGGATGACACTCTTTGCCTCACTCATTACAACAAACGCATACGTTATGCTCGTGAGTGCTCTCGTGCCAAGTTATATCACGGGCTATGCAATAGTTATTGCCACCACAGCCATTTTCTTCCTCACTTGTGGATTCTTCTTGAAACGAACTCAAATACCAGTATATTGGAGGTGGCTTCATTACATCTCTGCCATAAAATATCCATTTGAATCATTGTTGATCAATGAGTTCAAAGGCAAAAGATGCTATTCAGGAAATCCCAATGATCTTTCACCTGGCCCTATGGGAGATGTAAGGTTTAGCAAGTTGCACAACACTTCTACCGATTTGCAACCCGGTTGCTTGCTAATCGGAGAAGACGTTCTGTTCTCAATGGACGTTAACATGGAAAATATATGGTACGACATTGCGATCCTACTAGCTTGGGGAGTTCTTTACCGGGTGTTCTTCTATGTGGTTCTTAGATTTTACTCCAAGAATgagagaaaatga
- the LOC103503471 gene encoding non-specific lipid transfer protein GPI-anchored 3-like, with protein sequence MASRTMLFFAFLILLMFSSVGFSQDLDAFFKGMESGKIPQCMQKILPCQPFIKLPENPSAMCCLPLKEMLVGDVQCLCSFFNDVDMLKALNVTQSQALKLPKACGAADVDISACGPPPTGSTDAPPPPPAKTADDSKANGSRRNNNPSKGIGYGFAAASSFVALLLSPLV encoded by the exons atggcgTCGCGGACAATGTTATTCTTCGCCTTCCTAATTCTCTTGATGTTTTCTTCTGTCGGATTTTCTCAAGATCTCGACGCGTTTTTCAAAGGAATGGAGTCTGGAAAAATTCCGCAGTGTATGCAGAAGATTCTTCCATGTCAACCGTTCATCAAATTGCCGGAAAATCCGTCGGCGATGTGTTGTTTGCCGTTGAAGGAGATGCTGGTCGGCGATGTTCAGTGTCTTTGCTCCTTCTTCAACGATGTGGATATGTTGAAGGCGTTGAACGTTACCCAGAGCCAAGCATTGAAGCTTCCCAAGGCTTGCGGTGCCGCCGATGTTGATATTTCTGCAT GCGGCCCGCCACCGACCGGTTCAACGGATGCGCCTCCGCCTCCACCTGCTAAAACTGCCGATG ATTCTAAAGCTAACGGCTCAAGAAGGAATAACAATCCAAGTAAGGGGATTGGGTATGGCTTTGCAGCTGCTTCATCATTCGTGGCTTTGCTGCTTTCACCATTAGTATAG
- the LOC103503398 gene encoding cyclin-dependent kinase C-2 C-like — MGCISSKHVAKAPASPVHKHHHHRTKPNKPTTTTTATVVIENNDSVVTTLEPSSKAHSATTLDHHEITKGEEKSEDRSRDIKKSKGGGKGGSFRLGFSQRYIEAEQVAAGWPSWLSSAAGEAVHGWVPLRADSFEKLEKIGQGTYSSVFRAREVDSGRMVALKKVRFDNFQPESIRFMAREIMILRRLEHPNIMQLEGIITSKMSSSIYLVFEYMEHDLAGLVSCPDVKFGEAQVKCYMRQLLSAIEHCHLRGIMHRDIKASNILVNNEGILKLADFGLANVINSRNKQALTSRVVTLWYRPPELLMGSTDYGLTVDLWSIGCVFAELHLGKPLLKGRTEVEQLHKIFRLCGSPPEEFWKKTKLPHAAMFRPQHPYESSLDEKCKEFAPAAVRLLESFLSIEPYKRGTASSALMSEYFKTKPYACDPSTLPKYPPNKEMDAKNREDARRKSRVNNARAKETGATQRPRRVRRNFQEFNSHKVPIKEELLAEDTQNINNQPSRRNGSNNNTTNNLSKDQQGDVFQRDPQKKQQQLYDTTSETSQAAATAPNQRGDSAFTAPMPVSASSGFAWVKKRKEEATSTISDGLKSQISALDPSFANHYTWELNKKHNVHTSVPVSTTSGTQDYELRKQQTTKHNLPGESFHATEAYGRPFLDMSNNEEELNEKPPSSSNITTNNLDNDDTESHIDFSGPLLTQPHRIDELLQRNESHIRRVARKSRFEKDK, encoded by the coding sequence ATGGGTTGTATTAGCTCCAAGCACGTAGCTAAGGCGCCGGCATCACCCGTTCATAAACATCATCATCATCGGACCAAACCCAACAAACCCACCACCACTACAACCGCCACCGTTGTCATCGAGAATAATGATTCCGTTGTGACGACCCTGGAACCTTCGTCCAAAGCTCATTCGGCGACGACGCTTGATCATCATGAGATCACGAAAGGGGAGGAAAAATCGGAGGATAGAAGTCGAGATATTAAGAAATCTAAAGGAGGAGGGAAGGGGGGATCTTTCAGATTAGGATTTTCTCAACGCTACATTGAAGCTGAGCAGGTTGCTGCCGGGTGGCCGTCTTGGCTTAGTAGTGCTGCCGGTGAGGCCGTTCACGGATGGGTTCCTCTCCGAGCTGATTCCTTCGAGAAGTTGGAGAAGATTGGACAAGGTACATACAGCAGTGTGTTTCGTGCTCGGGAAGTTGATTCAGGAAGGATGGTTGCGTTGAAAAAGGTTCGTTTCGACAATTTTCAACCGGAGAGCATTAGGTTTATGGCAAGAGAAATAATGATTTTGCGGAGGCTTGAACATCCAAACATCATGCAATTAGAAGGAATAATTACTTCAAAAATGTCTAGCAGCATTTACCTTGTATTTGAATACATGGAACATGATCTTGCAGGGCTAGTGTCTTGTCCTGATGTCAAGTTCGGTGAGGCACAAGTGAAGTGTTATATGAGACAGCTTCTATCTGCCATTGAGCATTGCCACCTTCGGGGTATAATGCATAGAGACATCAAAGCATCCAATATTTTGGTAAACAATGAAGGAATTCTCAAGTTAGCAGATTTTGGATTAGCAAATGTCATAAACTCCAGAAACAAGCAAGCGTTAACAAGTCGTGTGGTTACATTGTGGTATCGCCCTCCCGAGCTTCTGATGGGTTCAACAGATTACGGATTAACTGTGGACCTCTGGAGCATAGGATGTGTATTTGCAGAATTGCACCTGGGAAAGCCTCTTCTTAAAGGAAGAACAGAGGTTGAACAATTGCACAAAATATTCAGACTTTGTGGCTCCCCACCTGAAGAGTTCTGGAAAAAAACAAAGCTTCCTCATGCAGCTATGTTCAGACCCCAGCATCCCTATGAAAGTAGTCTTGATGAAAAGTGCAAAGAATTTGCACCAGCTGCAGTGAGGCTATTAGAATCCTTTCTTTCCATAGAACCTTACAAGCGTGGGACAGCCTCATCAGCTCTTATGTCTGAGTATTTCAAAACCAAGCCATATGCGTGTGATCCATCTACCTTGCCTAAGTATCCACCAAATAAAGAAATGGATGCCAAAAATCGTGAAGATGCGCGAAGGAAGAGCCGGGTTAACAATGCAAGAGCAAAAGAGACGGGGGCAACACAAAGGCCTAGAAGAGTTAGAAGGAATTTCCAAGAATTCAACAGTCATAAAGTGCCAATCAAAGAGGAATTATTAGCAGAAGATACTCAAAACATTAATAATCAACCTTCTCGACGGAATGGCAGTAATAATAATACTACCAATAATCTTTCCAAAGATCAACAAGGTGATGTTTTCCAGAGAGATCCTCAAAAGAAGCAGCAACAACTATATGATACAACATCAGAGACGTCCCAAGCTGCTGCAACTGCACCGAATCAGAGAGGAGATAGCGCATTCACGGCCCCCATGCCAGTCTCAGCGTCTAGTGGCTTTGCTTGGGTAAAGAAGCGAAAAGAGGAAGCTACATCTACAATATCAGACGGTCTTAAGAGCCAAATAAGTGCTCTTGATCCATCTTTTGCAAATCACTACACCTGGGAATTAAACAAAAAACACAATGTACACACAAGCGTTCCAGTCAGTACTACTTCAGGCACACAGGACTACGAATTAAGAAAGCAGCAAACAACAAAACATAATCTCCCGGGCGAGTCTTTTCATGCAACCGAAGCATACGGTCGACCATTCTTGGATATGTCCAATAATGAAGAAGAACTAAATGAAAAACCACCATCGTCATCCAACATCACAACAAACAACCTCGACAACGATGATACAGAATCCCACATTGATTTCTCAGGACCGCTCTTAACACAACCCCATAGAATAGATGAACTCCTTCAAAGAAATGAAAGTCACATCCGACGAGTGGCTCGAAAATCCAGATTTGAGAAAGATAAATGA
- the LOC103503320 gene encoding surfeit locus protein 1 — protein sequence MASSSLAKSITKFRPCFSLSGHSSTPLPSSSSSFSSAAVVSSTPDTNSSSLSQPQQKQRESRLSKWLLFLPGALTFGLGTWQIFRRQEKIAMLDYRRKRLLMEPVNINNLLSLEDKLDDLEFRRVICKGVFDEKKSIYVGPRSRSISGVTENGHYVITPLMPVPGLPDSVQSPVLVNRGWAPRTWKEKALEVNQQGSEQSSHTVPSLVQEGERSSWWKFWSKKTESLENEITPITPVEVIGVIRTSEKPSIFVPANDPDSRQWFYVDVPAIARSSGLPEDTFYVEDINENVNPSDPYPIPKDVNTLIRSSVMPQDHLNYTLTWYSLSAAVTFMAFKRLRQKTSRR from the exons ATGGCATCTTCTTCCTTAGCTAAATCCATCACAAAATTTCGCCCTTGTTTTTCCCTTTCTGGCCACTCTTCCACGCCTTtaccttcatcttcttcctccttcAGTTCTGCCGCAGTAGTTTCTTCTACACCTGATACCAACTCATCTTCACTTTCGCAACCTCAAC AGAAACAAAGAGAGTCGAGATTGTCGAAATGGCTCCTGTTTCTACCTGGTGCTCTCACGTTTGGCCTTGGAACGTGGCAGATTTTCAGGAGGCAAGAGAAG ATAGCAATGCTAGATTATCGGCGGAAGCGATTGTTAATGGAACCTGTGAACATAAACAACTTATTGTCATTGGAAGACAAGCTCGATGATCTGGAGTTTAGGAGAGTGATCTGTAAAGGGGTTTTTGATGAGAAAAAATCAATCTATGTTGGTCCACGTTCAAGAAGTATTTCAGGAGTGACTGAAAATGGCCATTATGTGATTACCCCATTGATGCCAGTTCCCGGTCTTCCTGATAG TGTGCAGTCACCAGTTCTGGTTAATAGAGGCTGGGCTCCACGCACTTGGAAGGAGAAGGCTTTAGAAGTAAATCAACAAGGTAGTGAGCAGTCTTCACATACTGTACCATCCTTGGTTCAAGAGGGTGAGAGAAGCTCTTGGTGGAAGTTCTGGTCAAAAAAGACGGAGAGTCTAGAG AATGAAATCACTCCCATTACTCCAGTAGAAGTTATTGGAGTAATCCGTACAAGTGAGAAGCCTAGCATATTTGTGCCAGCAAATGATCCCGACTCTAGGCAATGGTTTTATGTTGATGTTCCAGCAATTGCGCGCTCTTCTGGTCTACCTGAGGATACTTTTTATGTTGAAGACATAAATGAGAATGTGAACCCAAGTGACCCTTATCCCATTCCAAAGGATGTTAATACCTTGATACGGAGTTCCGTTATGCCACAGGATCATCTAAATTACACGTTAACATG GTACTCTCTCTCAGCTGCTGTAACCTTTATGGCTTTCAAAAGACTGAGACAAAAAACAAGTCGAAGATAA